A window from Hoeflea sp. IMCC20628 encodes these proteins:
- the ctrA gene encoding cell cycle two-component system response regulator CtrA — translation MRVLLIEDDSATAQSIELMLKSESFNVYTTDLGEEGVDLGKLYDYDIILLDLNLPDMSGYEVLRTLRLSKVKTPILILSGMAGIEDKVRGLGFGADDYMTKPFHKDELVARIHAIVRRSKGHAQSVITTGDLVVNLDAKTVEVGAQRVHLTGKEYQMLELLSLRKGTTLTKEMFLNHLYGGMDEPELKIIDVFICKLRKKLATSAGGKNYIETVWGRGYVLREPEESQILESA, via the coding sequence ATGCGGGTTCTATTGATCGAGGATGACAGCGCGACAGCGCAGAGCATCGAATTGATGCTGAAGTCCGAAAGCTTCAACGTGTACACCACGGATCTGGGTGAAGAGGGCGTCGACCTCGGCAAACTTTACGATTACGACATCATTCTGCTGGATCTCAATCTCCCGGACATGTCCGGTTACGAGGTTCTGCGCACTCTCAGGCTGTCCAAGGTAAAGACGCCGATCCTGATCCTGTCCGGCATGGCCGGAATTGAGGATAAGGTTCGCGGCCTCGGATTTGGCGCTGATGATTATATGACCAAGCCGTTCCACAAGGACGAACTGGTTGCGCGCATTCATGCAATCGTTCGGCGCTCGAAGGGTCATGCCCAATCGGTCATCACCACTGGCGACCTGGTCGTCAATCTCGACGCAAAAACCGTCGAAGTCGGAGCGCAGCGTGTGCATCTGACCGGCAAGGAATACCAGATGCTGGAGCTTCTTTCGCTCCGCAAGGGCACGACGCTGACCAAGGAAATGTTCCTGAACCATCTCTATGGCGGGATGGACGAACCGGAACTGAAAATCATCGACGTCTTCATCTGCAAGCTGCGAAAGAAACTTGCCACCTCGGCAGGCGGCAAAAACTACATCGAAACGGTGTGGGGTCGTGGTTACGTTCTGCGCGAGCCGGAAGAAAGCCAGATTCTCGAAAGCGCCTGA
- a CDS encoding GNAT family N-acetyltransferase — MDITDENGPTGGRYIAILEGVEAEMTFSRASPQMIIIDHTGVPDALRGKGVGQALALHAVEAARAGGWKIIPLCPFFKAQVQRHTEWRDVIV; from the coding sequence ATGGATATTACCGACGAAAATGGCCCAACCGGCGGCCGCTACATAGCGATCCTTGAAGGCGTCGAAGCAGAAATGACCTTTTCGCGCGCCTCACCGCAGATGATCATCATCGATCACACCGGAGTGCCCGATGCATTGCGTGGCAAAGGTGTCGGGCAGGCTTTGGCGCTTCATGCTGTCGAAGCTGCGCGCGCCGGCGGATGGAAAATCATCCCGTTATGCCCCTTTTTCAAGGCCCAGGTGCAGCGGCACACTGAATGGCGGGATGTAATTGTGTAG
- a CDS encoding DUF1153 domain-containing protein, with translation MTDMVRPRVKYVIGPDGSPLTIADLPPANTRRWVIRRKAEVVAAVRGGLLSLEEACERYTLTVEEFLSWQSSISDYGLAGLRTTRIQQYRH, from the coding sequence ATGACCGATATGGTACGACCCCGAGTCAAATATGTGATCGGCCCCGACGGGAGTCCGTTGACGATCGCTGATTTGCCACCTGCCAACACCCGTAGATGGGTTATAAGGCGAAAAGCTGAAGTGGTGGCCGCTGTTCGCGGCGGCTTGCTCAGCCTTGAAGAGGCCTGCGAGCGCTATACGCTGACGGTTGAGGAATTCCTCTCCTGGCAGTCGTCTATCAGCGACTACGGCCTTGCTGGCCTGCGCACCACGCGCATCCAGCAATACCGGCATTAG
- a CDS encoding histidine phosphotransferase family protein yields the protein MSKNHNLTLAGPDLAALLCSRVCHDIISPVGAINNGLELLDEGGADADAMDLIRTSALNASVRLKFARLAFGASGSVGASIDTGEAEKAVIDFVSADKKTEVRWTGPRAIIPKNQVKLLLNLFLVAYGAIPRGGEIDVTVETPETDPKFRLVCKGRMVRVPPKFLEIYSGEMEEAVDAHSIQPYYTVLLADEAGLVLSCSANADEVVFTAQRATAD from the coding sequence ATGTCGAAGAACCACAATTTGACTTTGGCGGGTCCGGACCTTGCTGCGCTTCTGTGCAGCCGTGTGTGTCATGACATCATTTCTCCCGTCGGGGCGATCAATAACGGGCTGGAACTGCTCGATGAAGGTGGAGCTGACGCCGATGCGATGGATTTGATTCGCACCAGCGCGCTCAACGCGTCGGTGCGCTTGAAATTTGCCCGGCTCGCATTTGGAGCGTCCGGATCGGTCGGCGCATCGATTGATACGGGCGAGGCTGAAAAGGCGGTTATCGATTTCGTTTCGGCGGACAAGAAAACCGAAGTCCGGTGGACCGGGCCTCGCGCCATCATCCCGAAGAATCAGGTCAAATTGCTGTTGAATTTGTTTCTTGTCGCTTATGGAGCGATTCCTCGCGGTGGCGAGATCGATGTAACTGTTGAGACTCCGGAAACCGATCCAAAATTCCGACTGGTCTGCAAAGGACGCATGGTGCGGGTGCCCCCCAAGTTTCTCGAGATTTATTCCGGGGAAATGGAAGAGGCCGTAGATGCCCATTCAATTCAGCCCTATTACACGGTGCTTCTGGCTGACGAAGCCGGATTGGTGCTGTCGTGCTCGGCAAATGCTGATGAAGTGGTGTTCACGGCTCAGCGGGCAACGGCTGACTGA
- a CDS encoding flagellar export protein FliJ translates to MKSRESHVRLKQFQVNEKTRQLGQIQLMMAEMEKMAAELEYQITAEEKKAGNTDPSHFAYPTFAKAARQRSDNLQNSIRELKVQLDAAELALEEAQAEFEKATALEERDAGHRSSRAV, encoded by the coding sequence ATGAAGTCGCGTGAGAGCCATGTTCGCCTGAAACAGTTTCAGGTCAATGAGAAAACCCGTCAGCTTGGGCAAATCCAGCTGATGATGGCAGAAATGGAAAAAATGGCAGCCGAACTGGAGTACCAGATCACCGCCGAGGAAAAGAAGGCCGGCAACACCGATCCTTCCCATTTCGCCTATCCAACCTTCGCCAAGGCAGCGCGCCAGCGATCCGACAATCTGCAGAATTCAATTCGCGAATTGAAGGTGCAGCTTGATGCGGCTGAACTGGCGCTTGAAGAGGCGCAGGCCGAGTTCGAAAAGGCAACCGCGCTTGAAGAGCGTGATGCCGGACATCGGTCAAGCCGCGCAGTCTGA
- a CDS encoding EipA family protein — MIASRLYLRAYVSVFLALLLIAGTASGVRAQQANSSQYTTQEIVNAGHGFFGSTSGGLAKIVEKAFQSYGLPNGYILGQEASGAFIGGLTYGEGELFTKNAGQHDMFWQGPSLGWDYGGNGNRTMMLVYNLPSVEAVYGRFGGVSGSAYAIAGLGMTVLARGDVLVVPIRTGLGARLGVNIGYLKLTPAPTWNPF, encoded by the coding sequence ATGATTGCGTCCCGCTTATACCTTCGCGCCTATGTCTCTGTTTTTCTGGCTTTGCTTCTCATTGCCGGAACAGCTTCCGGTGTCCGCGCGCAACAGGCCAACTCTTCACAATACACCACTCAGGAAATCGTCAATGCGGGTCACGGATTTTTCGGCTCGACTTCGGGCGGCCTGGCCAAGATCGTCGAGAAGGCTTTCCAGTCTTATGGCCTGCCTAACGGCTATATTCTCGGCCAGGAAGCTTCCGGCGCGTTCATCGGTGGCCTGACCTACGGTGAAGGCGAACTGTTCACAAAGAATGCCGGCCAGCATGACATGTTTTGGCAGGGTCCGTCACTCGGATGGGACTATGGTGGCAATGGCAACAGAACCATGATGCTGGTTTACAATCTTCCCAGCGTTGAAGCCGTTTACGGCCGGTTTGGCGGAGTCTCGGGCTCGGCCTACGCAATTGCCGGCCTGGGCATGACCGTGCTGGCGCGCGGCGATGTTCTGGTCGTGCCGATCAGGACCGGTCTCGGCGCCCGATTGGGCGTAAACATCGGTTATCTGAAACTGACGCCAGCGCCGACGTGGAATCCGTTCTGA
- a CDS encoding GGDEF domain-containing protein, producing MDSTILLTMINPITALTFFLVFFLIWKQQPHQRYILNWAWGYAAASLGFGSEFLNIMVPSIPLWIGFNLLLPLSGWFFVRGMCLRYDEVVPERLLLSMLAVTGAAVLWFGFVMQSAMGRGSAASVGLAAILIVGLQAIRKQKKKENVDLGIIIATFSVTFLMIARPVVSFFLEGSPHIGSINVNSFWVVSIKFLGLFGWLLFAILFLLRIAADLLADLNLQSITDPLSGILNRRGFMAVALSMSNDATKTLPVSLLILDIDHFKRINDTYGHQTGDEAIKLIANVMQTSVPENAAVGRLGGEEFAILLPNTSALAGQGVAEALCAFLRIQTHVGIPVSSPVTVSIGLVEGTGESLDQLIQRADAALYQAKHGGRDQVRLADPAEQDTVEQQNQFNDKALHG from the coding sequence ATGGACTCGACGATTTTGCTTACTATGATCAATCCGATCACCGCACTCACTTTCTTTCTAGTTTTTTTCCTAATTTGGAAACAACAGCCGCATCAAAGATACATTTTGAACTGGGCTTGGGGATATGCGGCAGCGAGTTTAGGGTTCGGGTCCGAATTTCTCAATATTATGGTTCCGAGTATACCGCTGTGGATTGGCTTCAACCTTTTGCTACCGTTAAGTGGCTGGTTTTTCGTCAGGGGAATGTGTCTGAGATATGACGAAGTCGTGCCCGAGCGGCTGTTGCTTTCGATGCTCGCCGTCACCGGCGCGGCCGTCCTGTGGTTTGGTTTTGTCATGCAAAGTGCCATGGGTCGGGGTTCCGCCGCCAGTGTCGGCTTGGCGGCGATTCTGATCGTCGGACTTCAAGCAATACGTAAGCAAAAGAAAAAGGAAAATGTAGACCTCGGCATTATCATCGCCACGTTCTCGGTAACGTTTCTTATGATTGCACGTCCTGTCGTCTCATTTTTTCTGGAAGGTTCACCGCATATTGGCTCCATTAACGTCAATTCATTTTGGGTGGTATCGATCAAATTCCTCGGGCTTTTTGGCTGGTTGCTGTTTGCCATTTTGTTTCTGTTGCGCATCGCAGCTGACCTGCTCGCCGACCTGAATCTACAGTCAATCACCGATCCCCTGAGTGGAATTCTCAACCGACGCGGTTTCATGGCCGTCGCCCTGTCAATGAGTAACGATGCGACTAAGACGCTGCCAGTCTCCCTTCTGATCCTGGATATTGACCACTTCAAAAGGATCAACGACACCTATGGGCACCAGACTGGTGACGAGGCCATAAAACTGATCGCTAATGTGATGCAGACGTCAGTTCCTGAAAACGCTGCGGTCGGACGGCTGGGCGGCGAGGAGTTCGCCATTCTCCTGCCAAACACCAGCGCACTGGCGGGGCAAGGAGTCGCCGAAGCGTTGTGTGCTTTTCTGCGAATCCAAACTCATGTGGGGATTCCCGTCAGTAGCCCTGTAACTGTCAGCATAGGGTTGGTGGAGGGTACAGGCGAAAGTCTCGATCAGCTGATTCAGCGTGCCGATGCTGCGCTCTATCAGGCCAAACATGGCGGACGCGACCAGGTACGATTGGCCGACCCTGCGGAACAAGATACAGTCGAGCAGCAAAACCAATTCAATGATAAGGCGTTACACGGTTAA
- a CDS encoding recombinase family protein, whose translation MGELIGYVRVSKSDGSQVLDLQKDALLNSGVDASMVYEDFASGKKDDRSGLESCIKALRSGDTLVVWKLDRLGRDLRHLVTTVDDLHKRGVGFRVLSGQTPIDTSTAQGKLMFGIFASLAEFERELIRERTIAGLQSARARGRVGGRKPRMTPAKIRLAQAAMGQTETVVADLCKELGVSRQTLYRHVGPQGDLRADAMKIVGD comes from the coding sequence ATGGGTGAATTAATCGGTTATGTGCGGGTCTCGAAATCGGACGGGTCGCAAGTTCTGGATTTGCAGAAAGACGCGCTGCTTAATTCTGGTGTGGACGCCAGTATGGTCTACGAGGATTTCGCATCGGGGAAGAAGGATGACCGGTCAGGTCTAGAGTCCTGCATTAAGGCCTTGCGTTCAGGCGATACCCTGGTTGTTTGGAAACTTGATCGATTAGGCCGTGACCTTCGCCACCTCGTTACTACCGTCGATGATCTACACAAACGGGGTGTCGGTTTTCGGGTCCTTTCAGGGCAAACGCCGATTGATACTTCAACGGCCCAAGGCAAGCTCATGTTTGGCATCTTCGCCTCACTGGCGGAATTCGAGCGCGAGCTGATCCGCGAACGCACAATTGCAGGTCTGCAGTCTGCGCGCGCCCGTGGTCGAGTTGGTGGACGGAAGCCAAGGATGACACCAGCCAAGATCAGGCTGGCTCAAGCCGCCATGGGGCAGACAGAAACTGTTGTTGCTGATCTCTGCAAGGAACTCGGCGTATCGCGTCAGACGCTGTACAGGCACGTTGGGCCGCAGGGAGACCTGAGGGCAGATGCGATGAAAATCGTGGGCGATTAA
- a CDS encoding PD-(D/E)XK nuclease family protein — MGNLGLDTLARVEEVVTDVLAMDLLHSSPDFFRKVVEVAGETSDLSLITIRRSVYDTSLGETDIELVVDGLKGKCGILIENKIRAPLMDRQFERYHMRGEAGIQNGQWSRFRVLLMSPQSYYEALGAEHSTYIDANLSYEEIVEFLGGYPEFVFKRHVFESAISDYRKGYVKSPDVAMMDFYHHYWTVASTEFPQLRMLKPDVVGRDGTWIYFPSLYAGNSVRLIHKFKGIGCELAVTTRNAEQLAELLAPFLESDMVVRPTKSTAFINVKTPAINHILDFATLRADIVLSLETLDRLRSFAMNEQVRRGIMAVL; from the coding sequence ATGGGTAATCTGGGACTCGACACCCTTGCTCGCGTGGAAGAGGTGGTTACGGATGTCTTGGCCATGGACCTTCTTCACAGCTCGCCAGATTTTTTCAGGAAGGTTGTCGAAGTCGCTGGTGAGACATCCGATCTCAGTTTGATTACTATTCGACGATCCGTTTATGACACTTCGCTTGGGGAAACTGACATTGAGTTGGTCGTCGACGGGCTAAAGGGGAAATGCGGCATCCTGATCGAGAACAAGATACGAGCTCCACTTATGGATCGCCAGTTCGAGCGTTACCATATGCGCGGTGAAGCAGGTATTCAGAATGGTCAATGGAGCCGATTTCGGGTGCTGTTGATGTCCCCACAGAGTTATTACGAGGCACTTGGGGCGGAGCACTCCACTTATATAGACGCAAACCTTTCCTATGAAGAGATTGTCGAATTCCTCGGCGGTTATCCCGAATTCGTTTTCAAGCGGCATGTTTTTGAAAGTGCCATTAGCGACTACCGCAAGGGTTACGTTAAGTCGCCCGATGTAGCCATGATGGACTTCTACCATCACTACTGGACGGTCGCGTCGACGGAATTTCCGCAACTTCGCATGCTGAAGCCAGATGTGGTGGGCAGGGACGGAACTTGGATTTACTTCCCTTCTTTATACGCAGGCAACAGTGTCCGTCTTATCCACAAGTTCAAGGGAATCGGATGCGAACTCGCGGTTACTACGCGAAATGCCGAGCAGCTCGCGGAATTGCTTGCCCCCTTCCTTGAATCTGACATGGTCGTCCGTCCAACGAAGTCAACAGCGTTCATCAACGTGAAGACGCCCGCTATCAATCATATTCTAGATTTCGCGACGTTGAGAGCCGATATTGTTCTCAGCCTTGAGACGTTGGATCGCTTGAGATCGTTCGCAATGAACGAACAAGTAAGGCGAGGTATCATGGCCGTTTTGTAG
- a CDS encoding paraquat-inducible protein A, with protein sequence MSLVLAAALVLAPLFFGLGIILPLVRFETLYFFDQSPSLLGVIVALWTGDDAVLAVVVALVSVAFPVIKLIAISAEAVGIENNSGLAMRLVPHLSRWSLMDVVLVALVIVAAKTGGIAEAFSQPGLWFYAGSALTAALAHGLAGRFGKRAPA encoded by the coding sequence ATGAGTTTAGTGCTTGCAGCAGCGTTGGTGCTGGCTCCGTTGTTTTTCGGACTGGGGATCATTTTGCCCCTGGTGCGGTTCGAAACGCTGTATTTTTTTGATCAGTCGCCATCGCTTCTTGGTGTCATTGTCGCACTGTGGACGGGTGATGACGCGGTTCTTGCGGTGGTGGTGGCGCTTGTCTCCGTTGCGTTTCCGGTGATCAAGTTGATAGCAATCTCGGCCGAGGCGGTGGGAATCGAAAACAATTCCGGCCTGGCGATGCGATTGGTGCCGCATTTGAGCCGCTGGTCGTTGATGGATGTTGTTTTGGTGGCATTGGTGATCGTGGCCGCCAAAACCGGCGGGATCGCTGAAGCCTTTTCGCAGCCCGGGCTCTGGTTTTATGCCGGATCTGCGCTGACGGCTGCGCTGGCGCACGGACTTGCCGGAAGATTCGGCAAACGCGCACCGGCATGA
- a CDS encoding Gfo/Idh/MocA family oxidoreductase: protein MPPKIAVVGCGYWGSNHARTFSELGALYAVSDRHHDRAGTLAAMHGVNSMEFDAVLADPAIDGVVLALPPQYHADHAIAALEAGKHLLVEKPIALSVADARRVVDAAQKSGLVAMTGHVLRFHPAFEALEAMIADGELGAIRYIHSHRVGLGKFHVENDALWDIAPHDLSLILALTGEKPVNVHGVGSAMLNQLSDFAHLHLQFPSGVRSHVFASRLNPYRERKLTVIGSKAMAVFDDVAPWNQKLAIYHHKLWEDDNGWQSEMVDPDYIDIADGMPLTRECEHFLDCIRTGAAPRTPVSDGLAVIEILSEGTVRHD from the coding sequence CTGCCCCCCAAAATTGCCGTCGTCGGCTGCGGCTATTGGGGATCCAACCATGCCAGGACATTTTCCGAACTCGGCGCGCTTTATGCCGTGTCCGATCGCCATCACGACCGCGCCGGCACGCTTGCAGCGATGCATGGCGTCAATTCCATGGAATTCGACGCGGTTCTGGCTGATCCGGCGATTGACGGCGTGGTTCTGGCACTGCCGCCGCAATATCATGCCGATCACGCAATCGCGGCGCTTGAAGCCGGCAAGCATCTGCTGGTCGAAAAACCCATAGCCCTATCGGTGGCCGACGCCCGGCGGGTCGTGGATGCCGCCCAAAAGTCAGGTCTGGTGGCAATGACCGGCCATGTGCTGCGCTTCCATCCGGCGTTCGAGGCACTCGAGGCGATGATTGCCGACGGCGAATTGGGTGCCATCCGCTACATCCATTCGCACCGGGTGGGCCTCGGCAAATTCCACGTCGAGAATGACGCGCTTTGGGATATCGCCCCGCATGACCTGTCGCTGATCCTGGCGCTGACCGGCGAAAAACCGGTCAATGTCCACGGCGTCGGCTCGGCCATGCTCAACCAGCTGTCGGATTTCGCCCATTTACACCTGCAATTCCCCAGCGGTGTGCGCAGCCATGTGTTCGCCTCACGGCTCAACCCCTACCGCGAACGCAAGCTCACGGTGATCGGTTCAAAGGCCATGGCGGTGTTTGACGATGTGGCGCCCTGGAACCAGAAACTGGCCATATACCATCACAAATTGTGGGAAGACGACAATGGCTGGCAGTCGGAAATGGTCGACCCCGACTATATCGACATTGCCGACGGCATGCCGCTGACCCGCGAATGCGAACATTTCCTCGACTGCATCCGCACCGGCGCCGCCCCGCGCACGCCGGTGTCCGACGGGCTTGCCGTGATCGAGATACTCTCGGAAGGCACTGTGCGCCACGATTGA
- a CDS encoding response regulator, translated as MRRFMIADDSAVICKVAKRILTGLDYLVIEASSSGEAMIMCDTQLPDVLCVDAGMTGALDLISSVRQMDGGSAVRIHYLMIEKEFKQMMAGKRAGADDFLLKPFDRRSLTEAFAPYAAAA; from the coding sequence ATGCGCCGCTTTATGATTGCTGATGATTCTGCCGTAATCTGCAAGGTTGCCAAACGCATCCTGACCGGGTTGGATTATCTTGTCATCGAGGCTTCGAGTTCCGGCGAGGCGATGATCATGTGTGATACCCAGCTGCCGGATGTTCTGTGTGTTGACGCTGGCATGACAGGCGCCCTGGACCTGATTTCCTCGGTGCGCCAGATGGATGGCGGGAGTGCCGTTCGCATTCACTATCTGATGATCGAGAAAGAATTCAAGCAGATGATGGCAGGCAAACGGGCCGGCGCGGACGATTTTTTGCTCAAGCCGTTTGACCGGCGCAGCCTGACGGAAGCTTTTGCTCCCTATGCCGCTGCGGCATGA
- the mnmA gene encoding tRNA 2-thiouridine(34) synthase MnmA — translation MNSLDFDKEPRDTRVVVAMSGGVDSSVVAGILARQGYDVLGVTLQLYDHGAAVHRAGACCAGQDIDDARRVCETLGIPHYVLDYEKRFREAVINPFAESYVAGETPIPCVACNQTVKFADLLATARDLGADALATGHYIRSRPNPSQANPGRRALFRPVDAERDQSYFLFATTQDQLDYLRFPLGELSKARTRELAGEMGLTVAQKADSQDICFVPLGKYANVIEKLRPNSALAGDIVHIDGRVLGEHPGIVHYTIGQRRGIGVATGDPLYVVHLDARSRRVIVGPRELLETRRVILRDVNWLGDAPLEAIGQDGFECFAKVRSTRPPKPAILRAVDGEISVELVDGEAGVAPGQACVLYSAPGDEARVLGGGFIDRSERSPAAEAMLSTLLRPAA, via the coding sequence GTGAACAGTCTAGATTTTGACAAGGAACCCCGCGACACGCGGGTGGTGGTCGCCATGTCGGGCGGCGTCGACAGCTCTGTGGTTGCGGGGATTCTTGCGCGGCAAGGCTATGATGTGCTTGGCGTTACGCTGCAGCTCTATGACCATGGTGCAGCAGTGCACCGGGCAGGGGCGTGCTGCGCCGGCCAGGATATTGATGATGCGCGGCGGGTTTGCGAAACCCTCGGCATCCCGCATTACGTGCTGGATTATGAAAAGCGTTTCCGCGAGGCGGTGATCAATCCGTTCGCCGAAAGCTATGTCGCCGGTGAAACGCCGATCCCCTGCGTTGCCTGCAACCAGACGGTCAAATTCGCCGATCTGCTGGCGACCGCGCGCGATCTTGGCGCCGATGCGCTGGCGACCGGGCATTACATCCGCTCGCGCCCCAACCCATCGCAGGCCAATCCGGGCCGGCGTGCGCTTTTCCGCCCGGTGGATGCCGAACGCGACCAGAGTTACTTCCTGTTTGCCACCACCCAGGACCAGCTTGATTATCTGCGCTTTCCTCTGGGCGAACTGTCCAAGGCGCGTACGCGCGAGCTTGCTGGAGAAATGGGCCTGACCGTCGCCCAGAAGGCTGACAGTCAGGACATCTGTTTCGTGCCGCTGGGCAAATATGCCAATGTGATTGAAAAGCTCAGGCCCAATTCGGCGCTTGCCGGAGACATCGTGCATATAGATGGCAGAGTGTTGGGCGAGCATCCCGGCATCGTCCACTACACCATCGGCCAGCGCCGCGGCATCGGGGTGGCGACGGGTGACCCGCTCTATGTCGTGCATCTCGATGCGCGCTCGCGGCGGGTGATTGTTGGACCGCGTGAACTGCTAGAGACACGACGCGTGATTTTGCGCGATGTGAACTGGCTGGGTGATGCTCCGCTTGAAGCCATTGGTCAGGACGGGTTTGAATGTTTTGCCAAGGTGCGCTCGACCCGGCCGCCAAAGCCAGCGATCCTGCGCGCGGTTGACGGTGAAATCTCGGTGGAACTGGTTGATGGTGAAGCCGGCGTGGCGCCGGGCCAGGCCTGTGTGCTCTATTCAGCTCCCGGTGACGAGGCGCGGGTGCTCGGCGGTGGCTTCATTGACCGCTCGGAGCGGTCGCCCGCGGCCGAGGCGATGCTCTCGACACTGCTGCGGCCCGCCGCCTGA
- a CDS encoding IS3 family transposase (programmed frameshift): MRQKPETSKNAADKLVKNIRRKTRQTYSAEEKIRIVLAGLRGEESISVLCRREGIAESLYYSWSKEFLEAGKRRLSGDTARQATSPEVKDLRSEALALKECVADLTLENRLLKKKHDRCWGGRGMRYPATEKLEIIRTVEGSHLPTKQTLDMLGIPRTTFYRWYDLYLDGGVVALDDRSPRPKSVWNRIPQDRRDDLIEFALEHEALTTRELAVKYTDEKRYFVSESSAYRILKEADLITAPAYVVIKAANEFKDKTIAINEMWQTDFTYFKIIGWGWYYLSTILDDYSRYIIAWKLCTNMRAEDVTDTIELALQASGCDQAVVRHKPRLLSDNGSCYISGDLAEWLEDKKMDHVRGAPFHPQTQGKIERWHQTMKNRVLLENYYLPGDLERQIEAFVDYYNNRRYHESLKNVTPADVYFGRDKAILRERKEIKKLTIRQRRLHHQKQAA, from the exons ATGAGACAGAAGCCTGAAACATCGAAGAACGCAGCTGACAAGCTGGTCAAGAACATCCGCCGCAAGACCCGCCAGACCTATTCAGCGGAGGAAAAAATCCGTATCGTTTTGGCGGGTTTGCGTGGAGAGGAAAGCATCTCGGTGCTGTGCCGCCGCGAAGGTATCGCCGAAAGCCTGTATTACAGCTGGTCGAAGGAGTTCCTGGAAGCAGGCAAGCGCCGGCTCTCGGGTGACACAGCACGGCAAGCGACGTCGCCGGAAGTAAAGGACCTTCGCTCTGAAGCCTTGGCGTTGAAGGAATGCGTCGCCGATCTGACCCTGGAGAACCGCCTGCTCA AAAAAAAGCATGACAGGTGCTGGGGAGGACGAGGCATGAGATACCCTGCGACCGAGAAGCTTGAGATCATTCGCACGGTCGAAGGATCGCACCTGCCAACCAAGCAGACCCTCGATATGCTGGGCATACCGCGCACCACTTTTTACAGATGGTATGATCTTTACCTCGACGGTGGGGTTGTTGCCTTGGATGATCGGTCTCCACGGCCGAAGTCGGTCTGGAACCGTATCCCCCAAGACCGGCGTGATGACCTGATTGAGTTCGCGCTGGAACACGAGGCGCTGACGACCCGGGAGCTGGCAGTCAAATACACTGATGAGAAGCGGTATTTTGTCTCTGAATCATCGGCTTATCGTATCCTGAAGGAAGCCGATTTAATCACCGCACCGGCCTATGTGGTGATCAAGGCAGCCAATGAGTTCAAAGACAAAACTATCGCCATCAATGAGATGTGGCAGACCGACTTCACCTACTTCAAGATCATCGGGTGGGGCTGGTATTACCTCAGCACGATCCTGGACGATTACAGCCGCTACATCATCGCCTGGAAGCTTTGCACAAACATGCGGGCCGAGGACGTGACAGACACCATTGAACTGGCGCTTCAGGCATCGGGCTGCGACCAGGCCGTCGTGCGCCACAAACCGCGCCTGCTCAGCGATAACGGGTCATGTTACATCTCTGGCGATTTGGCTGAATGGCTGGAGGACAAGAAGATGGATCACGTTCGTGGAGCCCCGTTCCACCCGCAAACCCAGGGAAAGATCGAGCGATGGCATCAGACGATGAAGAACCGGGTCCTGCTGGAAAATTACTATCTGCCAGGCGATCTTGAACGCCAGATCGAGGCCTTCGTCGACTACTATAACAACAGGCGCTACCACGAGAGCTTGAAGAACGTCACACCCGCCGACGTCTACTTTGGGCGCGACAAAGCCATCTTGAGAGAAAGGAAAGAGATCAAGAAGCTGACAATCCGCCAACGTCGCTTGCACCATCAAAAACAAGCGGCATAA